The Burkholderia sp. PAMC 26561 genome includes the window GCCCGAGAAGGGGAGAGTGGCCGGACTGATCTGGTATCCGCTGTTAAAGCGGGAACTGGTCCTGATCGCGCCGCCTGATGCCAAAGCCGCAACCGTGTACGAATACCTCCGGCATTACGACTGGATTCGCTACGATCGCCAGACGACGACGGGAGCAATGGGCGCGCGTTACGTTCGTGAGGTGATGGCTGAGAAGCGCAGCGCGCTCGAGCTGGACAGCGTGACAGCGATTGTCGCGATGGTGAGCGCCGGGCTTGGCGTGTCCGTGCTGCAGGTGGTGGATCCGCGTGTCTGCGAGCAGTACCCGGTCAAAACGATCCGTTTCGGCGCGTCGCCGCCAACCTTGCAGTTGTCCGTGGTGACCCGCAAGGATGACGCAGATAGCCGGCTGTTGCTGGCCGTTCGTGAGGCGCTGAGCCTTGCATTGAAGACCACAAGGCCATAGGCAGGCGATAAGCAACCGGCGTTGCAGGTAAGTAAACAGTAAGTCACACCGTTTTAAAGTCGGTCCCGTTTTTGCCATTTAACCAGGGATCGACAGTGAGAAAGAATGTATGCGGCGAATATGCGTTGCTGCTGGCCTTTGCTTCAATGCTCGTATCAGCGCCGGTCTGGGCCGACGGGGCAGGCGCGCAGCCACCTGACGCGGACGACTCGGGTTTCACCGTGTTGAGCAACGCGACCAACGTCACGCATTGGGGATTGGGAGCCGGTTTCGGATACCAGCAGGCGCCGTACAAGAACTACGGCTCGAAGTTCGACCCGATCCCTTTATTCTTTTTTGACGACAAATGGATTCATGCTATCGGAACGACTATCGATTTCAAGGTCGGGACGTGGCACAACGTGAGCTTTACCCTTCGCGGTCAATATGCGCTCGGGGACGGGTACGAGGGCTCGGATGCATCCAGCCTCAACGGCATGCAGACACGCAATAGCGCGTTCTGGTATGGGCCGGCACTGGCGTGGAAGACCCGTTTTGGAACGCTGACTGGCGACGTGCTCGAAGGCGGGAACAAGGGGCAGAAGGCGAGCGTCGATTTCGGCAAGCGCATTGACTACGGCAGTTTCTCCGTTGAACCGCATGTAGGGGCCGAATGGCTGAGCAGCAAGTATGTCGACTACTATTACGGCGTCCGCTCGTCGGAAGTCCGCGCCGGACGTCCAGCTTACTCGGGCACATCGACATATGACATGTCGGCTGGCGCGCGCTTCGATTATCGGTTCACGCGCCAGCAGTCTGTCACGCTCGACGTCGGCGCGAAGCATCTTGGAAGCGGCATCACGGATAGCCCTATCGTGGGCAAGCGCTTCATTCCCGAAGCCAGATTCGGCTATCTGTACCAGTTCAATTGATCGGGTGATATGTCACGAGTCGCACTCATAGAAGATCATGTCCGGTTGTCGGCAATGATCCGGCAGGCGTTGCTGGGCGCCGGCGTGGAGACCGATACCTTCTGCACGCTATCAGAGGCCGCGTATGGCATGAGCCGGGGCGATTATGCGGTGCTGGTTGTCGATCGCGGATTGCCGGATGGCGATGGCCTCGCTTTCCTGAGAAACCTCCGCGCCGCTGGACAGATGACACCTTGCCTGATGCTCACGGCCCGCGACGCGTTGCACGATCGTATCGACGGGCTGGAAAGCGGCGCGGACGATTACGTGACCAAGCCGTTTGCGATGAGCGAACTGGTCGCGCGGGTTCGCACGCTGATGCGCAGGCCGCAGGAGCTCACTGCGCTCATCCAGGCCTTTGCCGATATTTCCGTCGATCCGCAGCAGCGCGCATTGCGATGCGGCGAGCAGTCGATCGTGCTCGCGCCCGCCGAACTCCAGATCATGCTGACCTTGATGAAAGTAGCCGGCCAGACCGTGCGGCATGCGGCCCTGGAGCACGCTGCTTGGGGACTTGCGGAAGCGGTCACGCCAAACGCGCTGGAAGTCACGGTGCATAGACTGCGCAAGAAGCTTTCCTCGATCAACGCAAGGACGCGTCTTGCCAACGTTCGCGGCGCGGGTTTCGTGTTGCAGGCGCCGGCCTGAGGCGGAGGTTTTTCAAGGAGGTTTGATGAAGCGCCTGATTCTTGTAGTCGATGCCGACCCCGGCTGCCGCGACGTGTTGCGCAACCGTTTTCACGCGGCGGGCTTCGACGTATCAGTCCTCTATGATGCAGCGGGGATCGCACATCGGCTGACACTGGAGAGGCCCGCGTTGGCGCTCGTCGCAAGCGGTCTGTGCATGAGCGGCGGACTGGCCGAGATCAAGCGCTTGCGCAATAGCGACGACGACTTGCCCGTCATCATGCTGGGTGAAGGGGACGACGCCACGGAGCGCATCGTCGCGCTTGAATGCGGTGCGGACGATGTCGTGTCGAAACCGTTCAATGTCGATGAAGTACTGGTCAGGGCCCGCAATGTTCTGCGCCGTGTCGGGCATCGGCCGATTCGGGAGCCGGCGTGCGGAATGCCTTATCGGTTCGATGGTTTCAAGCTCGACTTCCTGGCGCGCAGCCTGAGCTTTCAAGAGCGGCCCGTTGCACTCTCGGAAACCGAATATTCGCTTCTGAAACTGCTTGTCTCCTCGCCCGGCCGGGTGATTTCGGTCAGTGCCATAGCACAGATGATGGATTCGCGCGTACTTGACTCGAGCGTTCGTATTTGGGTTCACAGGCTGCGCTCGCGGATCAGGCTGGCCGCGGGCGCATGCGAGCAGATACTCACGGTTCAGGGTCAGGGTTATGCGTTTCACCCTTGCGGGAATGCAGAATCGAACGGCGCCCAACATGTTTAGGTACTGGGTCCGCAGCCTTTCGGCGCGACTATGGCTCACCAGCGTGACGGCGCTGGTGATCTGCCTCGGCGTGATCGCTGCGATCACCATGTACACGTTCAGTCATTCGCCTCCGCGGATGTTGCAGCGTCACGCCGACATTCGCGCCGCGCAGCGCATCGTTGACGGACTGCGTTTCGACAGCCACGGACAGCCAGTGGCGGTCGCGCTCGATGAGCAGAGCGCGTGGCTGTTCAACGTCGCGACGAACGACCTGATGTACCGCGTGCTCGATGACCGCGGTCATTTGCTTCTGGCGTCGGGCAAGGCAGCCGGCGGCGAACAGTGGGAGAAGGGCAATCCTGCAGAGGAGAGCCGTGAAGATCGCGAGGTGTCCATAAACGGGCGGCCGTTCGACCTGGTGACGCGAGAAACGCAGCGCGGCAACGCGCGGTTCGTGGTCCAGGTTGCAACGAGCGTCGCGTTCAACAAGGCCGTGCTGAGCATGAAGGTCAAGCCGATTCCCGGCATAGTGGGATGGACCATCGCGCTTGCCACGATCATTTTTGGTCTGACGCTGACATTCACCGTGCACCGGCTGCTTCGGCCGCTGAGGGCGGCATCTCGCGCCGCGGCGTCGATCACGCCGTCCAGTCTCACGATGCGTCTTTCCGACAAAGGCATGCCAAGCGAAATCAAACCATTGATCACGGCGTTCAACGACGCGTTGTCGAGGCTTGAGAACGGTTTCATTGTCCAGCAGGCTTTTCTGGCGTCGGCAGCTCACGAGTTGCAGACGCCTTTGACGCTGATCCGCGGACAAATCGAGTTGCAGCCCGGGATCGAAAAGAAGGAACTGATCTATCGCGAGATCGACCTGATGGCGAGGCAAGTGCGTCAGTTGCTGCACCTCGCCGAAGTCAGCGAGTCGCAAAACTTCGTGTTCAGCGATGTCAACTGGGCCGACGTAGCCGACGATGTCGCGGGCTACTTCGCCCTCAAGGCCAGCACGGAGAATGTATCGCTTGAGCTAGACTCGCCCGTCATTGCCTCGGTCATCAAGGCTGATCGAAGCGCGTTGTTTATCCTG containing:
- a CDS encoding response regulator transcription factor, giving the protein MSRVALIEDHVRLSAMIRQALLGAGVETDTFCTLSEAAYGMSRGDYAVLVVDRGLPDGDGLAFLRNLRAAGQMTPCLMLTARDALHDRIDGLESGADDYVTKPFAMSELVARVRTLMRRPQELTALIQAFADISVDPQQRALRCGEQSIVLAPAELQIMLTLMKVAGQTVRHAALEHAAWGLAEAVTPNALEVTVHRLRKKLSSINARTRLANVRGAGFVLQAPA
- a CDS encoding response regulator codes for the protein MKRLILVVDADPGCRDVLRNRFHAAGFDVSVLYDAAGIAHRLTLERPALALVASGLCMSGGLAEIKRLRNSDDDLPVIMLGEGDDATERIVALECGADDVVSKPFNVDEVLVRARNVLRRVGHRPIREPACGMPYRFDGFKLDFLARSLSFQERPVALSETEYSLLKLLVSSPGRVISVSAIAQMMDSRVLDSSVRIWVHRLRSRIRLAAGACEQILTVQGQGYAFHPCGNAESNGAQHV
- a CDS encoding sensor histidine kinase, producing MFRYWVRSLSARLWLTSVTALVICLGVIAAITMYTFSHSPPRMLQRHADIRAAQRIVDGLRFDSHGQPVAVALDEQSAWLFNVATNDLMYRVLDDRGHLLLASGKAAGGEQWEKGNPAEESREDREVSINGRPFDLVTRETQRGNARFVVQVATSVAFNKAVLSMKVKPIPGIVGWTIALATIIFGLTLTFTVHRLLRPLRAASRAAASITPSSLTMRLSDKGMPSEIKPLITAFNDALSRLENGFIVQQAFLASAAHELQTPLTLIRGQIELQPGIEKKELIYREIDLMARQVRQLLHLAEVSESQNFVFSDVNWADVADDVAGYFALKASTENVSLELDSPVIASVIKADRSALFILLKNLVENAINVTPAGGRVTVSVDGSSIRVSDEGHGIDPEHLPFLFQRFWRAPDVQHDGAGLGLAICKEIAGAHGWQINVRRLQVGTAFSVVFNA
- a CDS encoding MipA/OmpV family protein, which codes for MRKNVCGEYALLLAFASMLVSAPVWADGAGAQPPDADDSGFTVLSNATNVTHWGLGAGFGYQQAPYKNYGSKFDPIPLFFFDDKWIHAIGTTIDFKVGTWHNVSFTLRGQYALGDGYEGSDASSLNGMQTRNSAFWYGPALAWKTRFGTLTGDVLEGGNKGQKASVDFGKRIDYGSFSVEPHVGAEWLSSKYVDYYYGVRSSEVRAGRPAYSGTSTYDMSAGARFDYRFTRQQSVTLDVGAKHLGSGITDSPIVGKRFIPEARFGYLYQFN
- a CDS encoding LysR family transcriptional regulator, with translation MKLEAFETLGAVLSEGSFAAAAAAMNLTPSAVSMQMKHLEQYLGQPLFRRAGLRVQPTVMAHQVIAAMREGLQQIDVLRRRNTVVVEGTIRLGLIESIQPMLLPGTMRVLRDTHPRLLLRPQRGRSAGLTADVKAGVLDAAVAAQPEKGRVAGLIWYPLLKRELVLIAPPDAKAATVYEYLRHYDWIRYDRQTTTGAMGARYVREVMAEKRSALELDSVTAIVAMVSAGLGVSVLQVVDPRVCEQYPVKTIRFGASPPTLQLSVVTRKDDADSRLLLAVREALSLALKTTRP